A stretch of the Planktothricoides raciborskii GIHE-MW2 genome encodes the following:
- a CDS encoding 2Fe-2S iron-sulfur cluster-binding protein, whose translation MITIKCFNANSPYDSQTVELTPETMINGECFIGRSPNCTIVCTSAEVSRVHGSISFINGQYHFTDLASRSGSRINNEPAEINHQYPLKQDDILRIGDFILIVQKVEISPQESPSNQPVNAEKSPTTSESGKLLYPLPAIPQAAPEPARSPQEYMPVALIDPENISRWSKGMITVRCVRIVNETEDVKTFRFVTEPPSLFSYQPGQFMTLNLDIDGKAIKRSYSISSTPSRPHTLEITVKRVPAPADQPNVPPGLVSNWLHDRLKVGDQIQVNGPSGKFTCFANPAQKLLFISAGSGITPMMSMSRWALDTAADLDIVFFHSARTPDDIIYPRELDLIASSHPKFRLAIAITRPQPGQSWSGFIGRLDEYMLYAIAPDFYQRTVYVCGPNPFMESTKALLQRMNFPMENYYEESFGGAKKPKKSPETAAIQPSAAAATPAPTPAPAPTPAPTPAPAPTPAPSASSATLVFSKSGKEVNCDPQTTILEIAEENGIELDSGCRSGACGACKVKKLSGQVNYESEPGALDDSEQEEGYILACIACPVGRVELVA comes from the coding sequence ATGATTACTATTAAATGCTTTAACGCCAATTCTCCCTATGACAGTCAAACCGTAGAATTAACCCCAGAAACCATGATTAATGGGGAATGCTTCATCGGGCGATCGCCTAATTGTACGATCGTTTGTACCAGTGCCGAAGTTAGTCGGGTTCACGGCAGTATTTCTTTTATCAACGGACAATATCATTTTACCGACTTAGCCAGTCGCAGCGGCTCCCGGATTAACAATGAACCGGCAGAAATTAATCATCAATATCCTTTAAAACAAGATGATATTCTCAGAATTGGCGACTTTATTTTAATTGTCCAAAAAGTAGAAATTTCGCCGCAAGAAAGCCCCAGCAATCAGCCAGTAAATGCGGAAAAATCCCCAACCACTTCTGAATCAGGAAAATTGTTATATCCCTTACCGGCCATTCCTCAAGCAGCCCCAGAACCGGCGCGATCGCCTCAAGAATATATGCCCGTGGCGTTGATAGATCCAGAAAATATCAGCCGGTGGTCAAAAGGAATGATTACGGTGCGATGTGTGCGAATTGTTAATGAAACCGAAGATGTAAAAACCTTTCGCTTTGTCACTGAACCGCCCAGTTTATTTTCCTATCAACCGGGTCAATTTATGACCCTGAATTTAGACATTGATGGCAAGGCCATAAAACGGTCTTATTCTATATCTTCTACCCCTTCAAGACCCCATACTTTAGAAATTACCGTCAAACGAGTTCCTGCCCCGGCAGATCAACCGAATGTTCCCCCCGGTTTGGTATCTAATTGGTTGCACGATCGCCTAAAAGTAGGGGATCAAATCCAAGTCAATGGGCCATCAGGAAAATTTACTTGTTTTGCCAATCCTGCCCAAAAATTACTATTCATTTCAGCGGGAAGTGGGATTACCCCAATGATGTCCATGTCTCGTTGGGCTTTGGATACTGCCGCCGATTTAGATATTGTCTTTTTCCATAGTGCTCGCACCCCCGATGATATTATTTACCCGCGAGAGTTAGACTTAATCGCTTCATCCCATCCTAAATTTCGATTAGCGATCGCCATTACTCGACCCCAACCCGGTCAAAGCTGGTCAGGATTTATTGGCCGATTAGATGAATATATGCTTTATGCGATCGCCCCGGACTTTTATCAACGTACCGTCTACGTTTGCGGACCAAATCCCTTTATGGAATCCACCAAAGCATTACTCCAACGGATGAATTTTCCTATGGAAAATTACTATGAAGAAAGCTTTGGCGGTGCGAAAAAACCGAAAAAATCTCCAGAAACCGCAGCCATTCAACCTTCTGCCGCCGCCGCAACTCCCGCACCAACTCCCGCACCGGCACCAACTCCCGCACCAACTCCCGCACCGGCACCAACTCCCGCACCTTCTGCCAGTTCAGCCACCTTAGTCTTTAGCAAGTCGGGCAAAGAGGTCAATTGCGATCCACAAACCACCATTCTGGAAATTGCCGAAGAGAACGGAATTGAACTAGATAGCGGTTGTCGGAGTGGCGCTTGTGGTGCTTGTAAAGTGAAAAAATTATCCGGGCAAGTCAACTATGAATCAGAACCGGGTGCGCTTGATGATAGCGAACAAGAAGAAGGTTATATTCTGGCTTGCATTGCTTGTCCCGTGGGTCGAGTGGAGTTAGTCGCTTAA
- a CDS encoding cyclic nucleotide-binding domain-containing protein: MFNKIAEKTMHRVRWVLTIGWLLLIFSLFYDPISPYFTDPSNQLSPFQIDPTKCVAQIQGECFYEYPYPMGAKIFWGMVIPVAVMLLLTFGHEAWRRICPLSFLSQIPRHLGKQRHQKIVNPKTGKVRYEIFEVKKDSWLGRNHLYFQFGLLCLGLCIRILFVNSNRLALGLFLLFTIGCAIAVGYLYKGKAWCQYFCPMAPVQMIYNGPRSLFGSEAHQGQKQAITQSMCRTVTAENMEKSACVSCQSPCIDIDAERSYWEILHKPGRKLTQYGYVGLVIGFYIYYFLFSGNFDYYYSGVWSYEKDQLQQLFQPGFYIANQPIPIPKIIAAPITIAACVAATYFLFDWIEKTYKGYRQKIQKPINQDLVLHQIFSVCTFSAFNIYFMFGGRPVLKLLPTPLQLFFNSLVIAVSIIWLYRTLSRSGEMYKKESLANSLRRQLSKLTVDFSQYLEGRSLADLKADEVYVLATVLPGVNRAYGTQVYKGLLKEALEQGNVNSANSLEFLQQIRQELGLKEEEHFEILTEVGIESPDLLDPSKQRSKENQLRLESYRQALELQLLELVETGVPLQLALQQKALQITALKEEYAINAEEEAQILNLMFDENSAILRKAEVLLNQLKELAFRYQVLSNLVPDPQAPIFVLLRRVAIAHKQELVAKQLLSIMEILGNLPETVEIARSTGILAENVLGKLLQGFDQQVPWLQRLDREIIPLLKPSAPDSETEGLTTGSAPTLLPSDRESANSASMMQRLQSVVAVLQELIQDVDPLVDAASLYGLAIIAPDVAKEQARELLDQQNAVHWLVRETAEQVLTNSELLGFHSSNANEQLSVKVSTLIARVAAMGKIEELVFQQPEVRVGRSPVNDIVISDLRVLQQHAVFAVDENGVIVIDLTSSTGVRVGDRLIKGDRLRLNQGDTVRFGRLPEPAITIHWEQRAIESKHPTELTCTLDKLLLLFDTPFLQSINPEALIDLARDAIVEIFEPGEKLCQQGEVSDEILVLVSGAADVTILRGDREETINTIKPGEIIGEMGVLTRQTRSSSVVATAATNRVLVVKAHSFENLLNQHPELSRNLLLLMSNRLQSLTAKVKSF, from the coding sequence ATGTTTAATAAGATTGCTGAAAAAACCATGCATCGAGTTAGATGGGTGCTCACCATCGGCTGGCTGCTGTTAATTTTTTCCTTATTTTACGATCCGATTTCACCTTATTTCACGGATCCAAGTAATCAACTAAGTCCCTTTCAGATCGATCCGACTAAATGTGTCGCGCAAATCCAAGGGGAATGTTTTTATGAGTATCCCTACCCAATGGGAGCAAAAATTTTCTGGGGCATGGTGATTCCCGTTGCGGTCATGCTATTGTTAACCTTCGGCCATGAAGCGTGGCGGCGGATTTGTCCTCTTTCGTTTTTGTCCCAAATTCCCCGGCATTTAGGGAAGCAACGACACCAGAAAATTGTCAATCCGAAAACGGGGAAAGTTCGCTATGAAATCTTTGAGGTTAAAAAAGATTCATGGTTGGGCAGAAATCATTTATATTTCCAATTCGGCCTCCTCTGTTTAGGGTTATGCATTAGAATTCTTTTTGTTAACTCCAATCGATTAGCTTTGGGGTTATTTTTACTGTTTACCATTGGCTGTGCGATCGCCGTTGGTTATCTTTATAAAGGGAAAGCTTGGTGTCAGTATTTCTGCCCAATGGCTCCGGTACAAATGATCTATAATGGACCGCGATCGCTGTTTGGCAGTGAAGCGCACCAAGGACAAAAACAGGCGATTACTCAGTCAATGTGCCGCACCGTGACCGCTGAAAATATGGAAAAAAGTGCCTGTGTTAGCTGTCAATCACCTTGTATCGATATTGATGCGGAACGGTCTTATTGGGAAATTCTCCATAAACCCGGTCGGAAACTGACCCAATATGGCTATGTGGGTTTAGTCATTGGCTTTTATATCTATTACTTCTTATTTTCCGGCAACTTTGACTATTACTACTCCGGGGTATGGAGTTATGAAAAAGACCAGTTGCAGCAACTTTTTCAACCTGGATTTTATATTGCCAATCAACCGATTCCGATTCCAAAAATCATCGCGGCTCCTATCACTATTGCTGCCTGTGTTGCCGCAACTTACTTTCTGTTTGACTGGATTGAAAAAACCTATAAAGGGTATCGCCAAAAAATCCAAAAACCGATTAACCAAGATTTGGTACTACACCAGATTTTTTCGGTTTGTACGTTTTCGGCTTTTAACATTTACTTTATGTTTGGTGGACGGCCAGTGCTGAAGTTACTGCCGACGCCATTGCAGCTTTTTTTTAATTCTCTGGTGATTGCGGTGAGTATTATCTGGCTTTATCGCACCTTGAGCCGGAGTGGGGAAATGTATAAAAAAGAGAGTTTGGCCAATAGTTTACGGCGTCAACTCAGCAAACTTACGGTGGATTTTTCCCAATATTTAGAAGGTCGCTCTTTAGCGGACTTAAAAGCGGATGAGGTTTATGTTCTGGCGACTGTTTTGCCCGGAGTCAACCGAGCTTATGGTACACAAGTGTATAAAGGCTTGTTAAAAGAAGCGTTGGAACAGGGAAATGTTAATTCCGCCAATAGCTTGGAATTTTTACAGCAAATTCGTCAAGAGTTAGGTCTAAAAGAAGAAGAACACTTTGAGATATTGACCGAGGTGGGAATTGAAAGTCCCGACCTGCTCGATCCGAGTAAGCAACGCAGTAAAGAAAATCAACTCCGCTTAGAGAGTTATCGGCAAGCTTTAGAATTGCAACTGCTGGAACTGGTAGAAACTGGCGTGCCTTTGCAATTGGCTTTGCAACAAAAAGCGCTGCAAATTACGGCATTAAAAGAAGAATATGCGATTAATGCGGAAGAAGAAGCCCAAATTTTAAACCTGATGTTTGATGAAAACAGTGCCATTTTGCGTAAGGCAGAGGTGCTGTTGAATCAATTAAAAGAGTTGGCTTTTCGCTATCAAGTGCTGAGTAATTTAGTCCCCGATCCTCAAGCGCCGATTTTTGTGCTGTTGCGACGGGTGGCGATCGCCCATAAGCAAGAACTGGTAGCCAAACAACTGCTGAGTATTATGGAAATTTTGGGCAATCTCCCAGAAACCGTGGAAATTGCTCGGTCTACGGGCATCTTAGCGGAAAATGTCCTGGGTAAGTTGCTACAAGGATTCGATCAACAGGTGCCTTGGTTGCAGCGACTCGATCGCGAAATCATCCCCCTGCTAAAACCCTCTGCACCGGACTCAGAAACCGAGGGACTTACTACCGGATCCGCACCAACTTTATTGCCATCAGACCGAGAAAGCGCCAATTCTGCTTCTATGATGCAGCGTTTGCAATCGGTGGTGGCCGTGTTACAAGAACTGATTCAAGATGTTGACCCCCTGGTGGACGCGGCGAGTCTTTATGGCTTGGCGATAATTGCCCCAGATGTTGCCAAAGAACAAGCCCGGGAACTTCTGGATCAGCAAAATGCTGTCCATTGGCTCGTGCGAGAAACAGCGGAGCAAGTTCTCACGAATTCAGAACTTTTGGGATTTCATTCCTCGAATGCCAACGAACAATTATCGGTGAAAGTTTCGACTTTGATTGCTCGTGTGGCGGCGATGGGCAAAATTGAAGAGTTGGTTTTTCAACAGCCAGAGGTGCGCGTGGGTCGCAGTCCCGTCAATGATATTGTGATTTCCGACCTGAGAGTGCTACAACAACACGCGGTGTTTGCGGTGGATGAAAATGGGGTGATAGTGATTGATTTGACCTCTTCTACCGGAGTACGGGTGGGCGATCGCTTGATTAAAGGCGATCGCTTGCGCTTAAATCAGGGCGATACGGTGCGTTTTGGTCGGTTGCCTGAACCGGCGATTACTATTCACTGGGAACAACGGGCGATCGAGTCAAAACATCCCACAGAATTGACCTGCACTCTGGATAAATTGCTGCTGCTGTTTGATACTCCCTTTTTGCAATCAATTAATCCTGAAGCATTAATCGATTTGGCTAGAGATGCCATAGTTGAGATTTTTGAGCCAGGAGAAAAACTTTGCCAACAAGGAGAGGTATCTGATGAAATATTGGTGTTGGTTTCCGGTGCCGCTGATGTCACCATTCTCCGAGGCGATCGCGAAGAAACGATTAATACGATTAAGCCCGGTGAAATTATTGGCGAAATGGGGGTTTTAACTCGACAAACGCGATCGAGTTCTGTGGTGGCAACCGCCGCAACTAACCGAGTTTTGGTGGTGAAAGCCCACAGTTTTGAAAATCTCCTAAATCAACATCCAGAACTGTCTCGCAATTTGTTACTCTTAATGAGCAATCGTCTCCAAAGTTTGACCGCTAAAGTGAAATCTTTCTAG
- a CDS encoding hybrid sensor histidine kinase/response regulator, producing MSGQLQDLCDFSMLDLFRMELENQSVNFNENLLALENNPHHAKALESLMRAAHSIKGAARIVQLDVAVTIADVMEECFVEAIAGNIQLEPADIKLLFQGVELIDRISQVKEPEMADWLAENQAEINQQKQAIAAIFRGKSSNSPPEQISPASKVPEITPIAETPRKIESQIAPQSEITDPNANAIVEDLPETENCLETEDLPEDRSPIEAKEAIASPSQTTPQIAPNLTGSTKSTKSAIGQNRDGQEVTEPPDPVVKLMAENLNRLMGLAGESLVASTWLTPLADSLLILKKQQLELSKILTTLERHLISNSANNSAITCLKIAKKQQQQCQQTLSDRLNELELFSQQFTNLSERLYQEVIASKMQPFSEISMSFSSLVHDLASKLGKQVKVEIIGKSTPVDIDILAKLATPLNHILQNAILHGIELPEKRVALGKSPEGLIRLAVTHSGGMLSITVTDDGRGIDLEKLRLMIVQKNLVNPEIANQMNEDELMEFLFLPELANFTETNEISGRKFGLDIAKSMIEELGGKIRAFSYPGTGMKFDFQLPLTLAVVKTLLVEISGEAYAFPLTQIEQIVKLDRTNISRKENQQYFTLKQENISLVSASQVLELPEATLSLDTLPVVTIGDRFHRYGVVVDRLIGDRDLVVIPLDPRLGKVRDISAAAFREDGSPVLILDVEDMIGSIDRLIARGQLKLIRETPARSPENQVKKVLVVDDSITVRQMERKLLEKHGYKVEVAVDGMDAWNAVRTADYDLVITDFDMPRMNGIELTEQIKNHPKLQSIPIIIMSEKNREKDQIRGFEVGVNYYLSKSSFHDQTLLQAVISLIGDANS from the coding sequence ATGAGCGGTCAGCTTCAAGACTTATGTGATTTTTCTATGCTGGATTTATTCCGCATGGAATTAGAAAATCAATCGGTGAATTTTAATGAAAATTTATTGGCTCTAGAAAATAATCCCCACCATGCTAAAGCTTTAGAATCTTTGATGCGAGCGGCACATTCAATTAAAGGGGCGGCTCGCATTGTCCAATTAGATGTTGCTGTCACCATTGCTGATGTGATGGAGGAATGTTTTGTGGAGGCGATCGCCGGAAATATTCAGTTAGAACCAGCGGACATTAAATTGTTATTTCAAGGAGTGGAGTTAATCGATCGCATCAGCCAAGTTAAAGAACCGGAAATGGCAGATTGGTTGGCGGAAAATCAGGCAGAAATTAACCAGCAAAAGCAGGCGATCGCGGCGATTTTTAGAGGCAAATCATCAAATTCTCCCCCGGAGCAAATTTCTCCAGCTTCAAAAGTTCCAGAAATTACCCCGATCGCCGAAACACCCCGGAAAATAGAAAGTCAGATAGCGCCTCAGTCGGAAATTACCGATCCGAACGCTAATGCTATAGTGGAGGATTTACCAGAGACAGAGAATTGCTTGGAAACAGAAGATTTGCCAGAGGATCGATCCCCCATTGAAGCGAAAGAGGCGATCGCTTCTCCCAGTCAAACAACACCACAAATAGCGCCAAATTTGACCGGATCGACTAAATCGACTAAATCGGCGATCGGTCAGAACCGCGACGGTCAAGAGGTGACAGAACCCCCAGACCCAGTAGTAAAACTCATGGCGGAAAATCTAAATCGCTTAATGGGTTTAGCTGGAGAATCTTTGGTTGCATCAACTTGGTTAACACCCTTAGCTGATTCATTACTAATATTGAAAAAACAGCAGTTAGAATTATCAAAAATATTAACCACTTTAGAAAGACACTTAATAAGCAATTCAGCCAATAACTCGGCGATTACTTGTTTAAAAATAGCTAAAAAACAACAGCAACAATGCCAGCAAACCCTGAGCGATCGCCTGAATGAACTAGAACTATTTTCCCAACAATTTACTAACTTATCTGAGCGGCTGTACCAAGAAGTCATTGCCAGTAAAATGCAGCCATTTTCTGAAATATCAATGAGTTTTTCTTCATTGGTGCATGATTTAGCCAGCAAATTAGGCAAGCAAGTCAAAGTTGAAATCATTGGCAAGTCAACCCCAGTCGATATAGATATCTTAGCAAAATTAGCAACTCCCCTGAACCATATCCTGCAAAATGCCATTTTACACGGGATTGAATTGCCTGAAAAACGAGTAGCCCTGGGCAAATCACCGGAAGGTTTAATTAGATTAGCTGTGACCCATTCTGGCGGAATGTTATCGATTACGGTGACAGATGATGGCCGGGGGATAGACTTAGAAAAACTCCGCCTTATGATTGTCCAAAAAAATTTGGTTAATCCAGAAATAGCCAACCAAATGAACGAAGATGAGTTAATGGAATTTTTATTTTTACCTGAGTTGGCTAACTTCACCGAAACTAATGAAATTTCTGGTCGAAAGTTCGGCTTGGATATTGCTAAAAGCATGATAGAAGAATTGGGCGGAAAAATCCGGGCTTTTTCCTACCCTGGAACCGGGATGAAGTTTGATTTTCAATTACCTCTGACCCTGGCGGTGGTCAAAACTTTATTAGTCGAAATTTCTGGAGAAGCTTATGCTTTTCCCTTAACGCAAATCGAACAAATTGTCAAGCTGGATCGAACAAATATATCGAGGAAAGAAAATCAGCAATATTTTACCCTCAAGCAAGAAAATATTAGCTTAGTTTCTGCCTCTCAAGTATTAGAATTACCAGAAGCTACCTTGAGTTTGGATACATTGCCAGTGGTGACTATCGGCGATCGCTTTCACCGCTATGGGGTAGTGGTGGATCGGTTGATTGGCGATCGCGATTTAGTAGTCATCCCCTTAGACCCCAGATTAGGAAAAGTGCGTGATATTAGTGCGGCGGCTTTTCGGGAAGATGGATCGCCAGTTTTAATTTTAGATGTGGAAGATATGATCGGTTCCATCGATAGACTGATCGCCAGGGGACAGTTAAAGTTAATTAGAGAAACTCCAGCCCGTTCCCCAGAAAATCAGGTGAAAAAGGTCTTAGTCGTAGATGATTCCATTACAGTCCGACAAATGGAACGAAAACTCCTGGAAAAGCATGGCTACAAAGTGGAAGTAGCGGTAGATGGGATGGACGCTTGGAATGCCGTAAGAACCGCTGATTATGATTTAGTAATTACGGATTTTGATATGCCCAGAATGAATGGGATTGAGTTAACTGAGCAAATCAAAAATCATCCTAAATTACAATCAATTCCTATCATTATTATGTCTGAGAAAAACCGAGAAAAAGATCAAATCAGGGGATTTGAAGTTGGGGTTAACTATTATTTAAGCAAAAGCAGTTTTCACGATCAAACCCTTTTACAAGCGGTGATTTCCCTCATTGGGGACGCTAATAGCTAA
- a CDS encoding chemotaxis protein CheW encodes MSKDCWNQIGVMGNCTCPELEQLIHCRNCPVYLAANPRLVEHEATGEDRDSLSESAIANRGTNPLPPETKEVPLDSDGDTLANGLTTLDSSNTVSVLIFRLGVEWFGLSAKLFKEVTQTKKIHTVPHRSNQIFLGVVNVRGELLLCISLRHLLGLGTTDSQLKNAGKPTHLSPVVYQRMIVMAKDGNSWVFPADEVYGIERLNAQELENTAAVNAKSNGVYTQALMKWKDGLINLLDDELLFYTLERRIL; translated from the coding sequence ATGAGTAAAGATTGCTGGAATCAGATCGGAGTGATGGGTAATTGCACTTGTCCAGAACTAGAACAGTTGATTCATTGTCGCAATTGTCCAGTATATTTGGCGGCTAATCCGCGTTTAGTTGAACATGAGGCAACCGGGGAGGATCGCGATTCCCTTTCGGAATCCGCTATCGCGAATCGCGGAACAAACCCACTCCCACCAGAAACTAAAGAAGTACCACTTGACTCAGACGGTGACACTTTAGCAAATGGTCTGACAACCCTAGACTCGTCGAATACTGTCTCGGTGTTGATTTTTCGCTTGGGAGTGGAATGGTTTGGTTTATCCGCTAAATTATTTAAAGAAGTGACACAAACCAAGAAAATTCATACCGTGCCCCACCGCAGTAATCAGATATTTCTCGGTGTTGTCAATGTGCGAGGGGAATTATTACTGTGTATTTCTCTGCGGCATTTGCTGGGCTTAGGAACGACTGATTCTCAGCTAAAAAATGCGGGTAAACCGACGCATTTAAGTCCGGTGGTTTATCAACGAATGATCGTGATGGCCAAAGATGGAAATAGCTGGGTGTTTCCGGCAGATGAAGTTTATGGAATCGAGCGATTGAATGCTCAAGAGTTGGAGAATACTGCCGCTGTTAATGCTAAATCTAATGGAGTCTATACCCAAGCACTGATGAAATGGAAAGATGGTTTAATTAATTTATTAGATGATGAGTTATTATTTTATACTTTAGAACGGAGGATTTTATGA
- a CDS encoding methyl-accepting chemotaxis protein, with protein sequence MSLTVYVKSQNSLKFEQETKLTTNTLLEVNDFMIEMGRLARNARSYVLLPDRKYHGQIYQETANLFPEKISKVKNIHLAINSAKEENKKQFLLINLIQQAETLFNDCETARKLLEENKVLESREIVENLNLTAIENIQKQLMAEIANNYAINQRKFAGANESMLGVLVLATALSIAISIILSLVINLLRKNQREKLFALPEKISDGSLSRSGEKSLNYRSDRDESRQLLDSFEAMTDRLSSLIVQMQTSAMQITSYSREIVTVRNQLEAPQMEDMPSNYQVVQIAEKMALNCEQVSQALDQVTAIYQDMANTVTNGKENLASVEENMHQLANYTNSIASRMGTITEKSNNISRVMTTISQVADRANLLSLNAAIETEKSGEYGAGFAAIGREIRQLADQTAVATLDIELMVKDMQTAVSNEVTEIDKFSQELSLSLKGVHNVSQQLAAIISQIQHLTPRFQLVSQGMANQTQAATQINQAISSSYLGVK encoded by the coding sequence TTGAGCCTCACTGTATATGTAAAGTCGCAAAACTCCTTAAAGTTTGAGCAAGAGACAAAACTGACCACGAATACCCTGTTAGAAGTGAACGATTTTATGATTGAGATGGGCAGATTAGCGCGAAACGCCCGCAGCTATGTTCTGTTACCCGATCGCAAATATCATGGCCAAATTTATCAAGAAACCGCTAATTTATTTCCGGAAAAAATTAGCAAAGTTAAAAATATACATTTAGCCATAAATAGTGCTAAAGAAGAAAACAAAAAACAGTTTTTGTTAATCAATCTTATCCAACAAGCAGAAACTTTGTTTAATGATTGTGAAACGGCGCGAAAATTGTTGGAAGAAAACAAAGTGCTTGAATCTAGGGAGATCGTCGAAAATTTAAATTTGACGGCAATTGAGAATATTCAAAAACAGTTAATGGCAGAAATTGCCAACAATTACGCAATAAATCAACGTAAATTTGCCGGGGCAAATGAATCGATGCTTGGGGTTTTAGTGTTGGCTACAGCTTTATCGATCGCGATTAGCATCATTCTGAGCCTGGTAATAAATTTGCTGCGAAAAAATCAAAGAGAAAAATTATTTGCTCTACCGGAAAAGATATCCGATGGTAGTTTAAGTCGTTCTGGAGAAAAATCCCTAAACTATAGAAGCGATCGCGATGAAAGTAGGCAATTACTTGACAGCTTTGAAGCAATGACAGATCGGCTAAGTTCTTTGATTGTGCAAATGCAAACTTCAGCAATGCAAATCACCAGTTACAGTAGAGAAATTGTCACAGTTAGAAATCAATTAGAAGCCCCGCAAATGGAAGATATGCCATCGAATTATCAAGTGGTACAAATCGCCGAAAAAATGGCCTTGAACTGTGAACAAGTATCTCAAGCCCTTGATCAAGTCACCGCGATATATCAGGACATGGCTAATACAGTCACGAATGGTAAAGAAAATTTGGCCAGCGTCGAAGAAAATATGCATCAATTAGCCAATTATACGAATTCTATCGCTTCAAGAATGGGAACAATTACCGAAAAATCTAATAATATTAGTAGAGTGATGACAACGATTTCCCAGGTGGCCGATCGCGCCAATTTACTCTCACTAAATGCGGCCATTGAAACAGAAAAATCCGGGGAATATGGGGCAGGTTTTGCCGCGATCGGGCGAGAAATTCGCCAACTGGCTGACCAAACCGCCGTTGCCACTTTAGACATTGAGCTTATGGTCAAAGATATGCAAACTGCGGTGTCTAATGAAGTCACAGAAATCGATAAATTTAGCCAAGAATTGAGTCTAAGCCTCAAAGGGGTGCATAATGTTAGTCAACAATTAGCGGCGATTATTTCCCAAATTCAACATCTAACTCCGCGTTTTCAACTGGTTAGTCAAGGAATGGCCAATCAAACTCAAGCTGCAACTCAAATTAATCAGGCGATTTCTTCGAGTTATCTGGGAGTGAAGTAA
- the cysC gene encoding adenylyl-sulfate kinase has protein sequence MKHRGVTVWFTGLSGAGKTTISDRVEQYLRDNQCKIERLDGDIVRENLTKGLGFSKEDRDTNIRRIGFVAHLLTRNGVIVLVSVISPYRAIRREVKQQIGDFVEVFVNAPLAECEKRDVKGLYKKARAGEIKHFTGIDDPYEVPENADVECRTDIETVDECVNKVLQKLKDDGYIE, from the coding sequence ATGAAACATCGCGGCGTCACAGTTTGGTTTACAGGGTTGAGTGGAGCCGGAAAAACCACCATTAGCGATCGGGTGGAACAATATCTCCGAGATAACCAATGCAAAATTGAGAGACTTGATGGTGATATCGTGCGGGAAAACCTGACCAAAGGATTGGGTTTTAGCAAGGAAGACCGAGATACCAATATTCGCCGCATTGGTTTTGTGGCACATCTGTTGACTCGTAATGGTGTGATTGTGCTGGTTTCGGTTATTTCCCCCTATCGGGCAATCCGACGAGAAGTTAAACAACAGATTGGCGATTTCGTTGAAGTTTTCGTCAATGCGCCCTTGGCTGAGTGTGAAAAGCGCGATGTCAAAGGACTCTACAAAAAAGCACGGGCTGGGGAAATTAAACACTTTACGGGGATTGACGATCCTTATGAGGTTCCAGAAAATGCTGATGTTGAGTGTCGCACGGACATAGAAACTGTAGATGAATGTGTCAATAAGGTTTTGCAAAAGCTTAAAGACGATGGCTATATTGAATAG